In one window of Rhodanobacter sp. FDAARGOS 1247 DNA:
- a CDS encoding pseudouridine synthase, translating to MRVNKYISEAGLCSRREADELLLAGRVSINGEVVSTGAKALEGDEVRVDGEIVKARVLAATPGAKKAIYIALNKPVGVTCTTDQSVDGNIVDFIDHPQRIFPIGRLDKDSEGLILLTSNGDIVNEILRAENHHEKEYLVGVNKTVTDEFLAGMSKGVRIHGQMTQRCRVRRIAKFGFSIVLTQGLNRQIRLMAAAFGYRVTQLRRVRIDNVKLAHLKPGQWRNLTEAELKGLLPGRTQW from the coding sequence ATGCGCGTCAACAAGTACATCAGCGAAGCCGGCCTGTGTTCGCGCCGCGAGGCGGACGAGTTGCTGCTGGCCGGCCGGGTCAGCATCAACGGCGAAGTCGTCTCCACCGGCGCCAAGGCGCTGGAGGGCGACGAGGTACGCGTCGATGGCGAGATCGTCAAGGCGCGCGTGCTGGCCGCCACGCCGGGCGCGAAGAAGGCGATCTACATCGCGCTGAACAAGCCGGTGGGGGTCACCTGCACCACCGACCAGAGCGTGGACGGCAACATCGTGGACTTCATCGACCACCCGCAGCGGATCTTTCCGATCGGCCGGCTGGACAAGGATTCCGAGGGGCTGATCCTGCTGACCAGCAACGGCGACATCGTCAACGAAATCCTCCGTGCGGAGAACCACCACGAGAAGGAGTATCTGGTCGGCGTGAACAAGACGGTGACCGACGAATTCCTGGCCGGCATGAGCAAGGGCGTGCGCATCCACGGTCAGATGACCCAGCGTTGCCGCGTGCGCCGGATCGCCAAGTTCGGCTTCTCGATCGTGCTGACCCAGGGCCTCAACCGACAGATCCGGCTGATGGCCGCCGCCTTCGGCTACCGGGTGACCCAGCTGCGCCGCGTGCGCATCGACAACGTCAAGCTGGCCCACCTGAAACCCGGCCAGTGGCGCAACCTCACCGAAGCGGAGCTGAAGGGGCTGTTGCCGGGGCGCACGCAGTGGTGA
- a CDS encoding ABC transporter permease, which yields MNASTNLVALYTVARREIVRIVRIWTQTLIPPIITMTLYFIIFGKLIGSRIGIVEGGFSYMQYIVPGLVMMSVINNSYMNISSSFYGAKFQRSVEEMLVSPMANWAILYGYVIGAVARALVVGALVLLVALFFTSLHVAHPLVALAAVTLGAVIFALAGFINAVFASKFDDIALVPTFVITPLTYLGGVFYSINMLGEPWRAISHANPILYMVNAFRYGVLGISDVSVGGAFAVMLVFIAGLTIAALQLLKRGVGLRS from the coding sequence ATGAACGCCTCGACCAACCTTGTCGCGCTGTACACCGTGGCGCGCCGCGAAATCGTGCGGATCGTGCGCATCTGGACGCAGACGCTGATCCCGCCCATCATCACGATGACGCTGTACTTCATCATCTTCGGCAAGCTGATCGGCAGCCGCATCGGCATCGTCGAGGGCGGCTTCAGCTACATGCAGTACATCGTGCCGGGGCTGGTGATGATGAGCGTCATCAACAACAGCTACATGAACATTTCCAGCTCGTTCTACGGCGCCAAGTTCCAGCGCTCGGTGGAGGAAATGCTGGTGTCGCCGATGGCCAACTGGGCGATCCTCTACGGCTACGTGATCGGCGCGGTGGCACGCGCCCTGGTGGTCGGCGCGCTGGTGCTGCTGGTGGCGCTGTTCTTCACCTCGCTGCACGTGGCGCATCCGCTGGTGGCGCTGGCTGCGGTCACCCTGGGCGCGGTCATCTTCGCGCTGGCCGGCTTCATCAATGCGGTATTCGCGAGCAAGTTCGATGACATCGCGCTGGTGCCGACCTTCGTGATCACCCCGCTGACCTACCTCGGCGGCGTGTTCTATTCGATCAACATGCTGGGCGAACCGTGGCGCGCCATCTCCCACGCCAACCCGATCCTGTACATGGTCAACGCATTCCGCTACGGCGTGCTCGGCATCAGCGACGTGTCGGTGGGCGGTGCGTTCGCGGTGATGCTGGTGTTCATCGCCGGACTGACCATCGCCGCGCTGCAGTTGCTCAAGCGCGGCGTGGGGCTGAGGTCGTAA
- a CDS encoding DUF1328 domain-containing protein, with amino-acid sequence MLKWAIIFAIISLVTGWLGFGGVSGASATIAKVLFACFVILFLLALLAVIGVFHIL; translated from the coding sequence ATGCTGAAGTGGGCCATCATTTTCGCCATCATCTCGCTGGTCACCGGCTGGCTCGGCTTCGGTGGCGTGTCGGGCGCCAGCGCGACCATCGCTAAGGTGCTGTTCGCCTGCTTCGTGATCCTGTTCCTGCTGGCCTTGCTGGCGGTGATCGGCGTCTTCCACATCCTCTAG
- a CDS encoding GatB/YqeY domain-containing protein, with amino-acid sequence MTLKQQLTEDMKNAMRAGEKHQLGVIRLMLAAIKQREVDERIELDDVQVLATLEKMMKQRKDSVSQFDAAGRDDLSAIERAEMVVIETYLPAKLDEAEIDALITAAIAETGASSPRDMGKVVAAVKEKAAGRADMGVVSGRIKTRLAG; translated from the coding sequence ATGACGCTCAAGCAGCAGCTCACCGAAGACATGAAGAACGCCATGCGCGCCGGCGAAAAACACCAGCTGGGCGTGATCCGGCTGATGCTGGCCGCGATCAAGCAGCGTGAGGTCGATGAGCGGATCGAGCTGGACGACGTCCAGGTGCTGGCCACGCTCGAGAAGATGATGAAGCAGCGCAAGGACTCGGTCAGCCAGTTCGATGCGGCCGGTCGCGACGACCTGTCGGCGATCGAGCGCGCCGAGATGGTGGTGATCGAGACCTATCTGCCGGCCAAGCTGGACGAGGCCGAGATCGACGCGCTGATCACCGCCGCGATCGCCGAGACCGGCGCCAGCTCGCCGCGCGACATGGGCAAGGTGGTGGCCGCGGTGAAGGAGAAAGCCGCCGGCCGCGCCGACATGGGCGTGGTGTCGGGCCGCATCAAGACCCGTCTGGCGGGCTGA
- the tsaD gene encoding tRNA (adenosine(37)-N6)-threonylcarbamoyltransferase complex transferase subunit TsaD: MKPILGIESSCDETGVALLRWQPDAPGKGLLAHTLYSQIKLHADYGGVVPELASRDHVRKLVPLIREALAEAGLTVQDLGGVAYTAGPGLVGALLVGASLGRALAWALGVPAIGVHHMEGHLLAPLLEENPPEPPFVALLVSGGHSLLVEVKAIGQYTILGDTLDDAAGEAFDKTAKLMGLPYPGGPALAKLAEQGSAGAYRFSRPMTDRPGLDFSFSGLKTQVLLAWQKSDQSEQTRADIARAFQEAIVDTLIIKCRRALEASGARQLVIAGGVGANRHLRSELARAGEKDGFRVYFPRLDFCTDNGAMIALAGAIRLASGQHQDETIQVRPRWDLQTLPAA; encoded by the coding sequence ATGAAGCCGATTCTGGGCATCGAGAGCTCCTGCGACGAGACCGGCGTGGCGCTGTTGCGCTGGCAGCCGGACGCGCCCGGGAAGGGGCTGCTGGCCCATACGCTGTACAGCCAGATCAAGCTGCACGCCGATTACGGCGGCGTGGTGCCGGAGCTGGCCAGCCGCGACCACGTGCGCAAGCTGGTGCCGCTGATCCGCGAGGCGCTGGCCGAGGCCGGGTTGACCGTGCAGGACCTGGGCGGGGTGGCCTACACCGCCGGGCCGGGTCTGGTCGGCGCCCTGCTGGTCGGCGCGTCGCTGGGCCGCGCGCTTGCCTGGGCGCTGGGCGTGCCCGCGATCGGGGTGCATCACATGGAAGGCCACCTGCTGGCGCCGCTGCTGGAGGAAAACCCGCCGGAGCCGCCGTTCGTGGCCTTGCTGGTGTCCGGCGGCCATTCGCTGCTGGTCGAGGTGAAGGCAATCGGCCAGTACACGATCCTGGGCGACACCCTGGATGACGCGGCCGGCGAGGCATTCGACAAGACCGCCAAGCTGATGGGCCTGCCATATCCGGGCGGCCCGGCGCTGGCGAAACTGGCCGAGCAGGGCAGCGCCGGCGCGTACCGCTTCTCCCGCCCGATGACCGACCGGCCCGGGCTGGATTTCAGCTTTTCCGGCCTGAAGACCCAGGTGCTGCTGGCCTGGCAGAAATCCGACCAGAGCGAGCAGACCCGCGCCGACATCGCCCGCGCCTTCCAGGAAGCGATCGTCGACACGCTGATCATCAAGTGCCGCCGCGCGCTGGAAGCCAGCGGCGCGCGCCAGCTGGTGATCGCTGGCGGCGTGGGCGCGAACCGGCATCTGCGCAGCGAGCTGGCCAGGGCCGGCGAGAAAGACGGTTTCCGGGTGTATTTCCCGCGGCTGGATTTCTGCACCGACAACGGCGCGATGATCGCGCTGGCCGGCGCGATCCGCCTGGCCAGCGGCCAGCACCAGGACGAAACCATCCAGGTGCGCCCGCGCTGGGATCTGCAGACGCTGCCGGCGGCATAG
- a CDS encoding ferredoxin--NADP reductase has protein sequence MADHFQLRLVDSVMLAPTVRHLVFERVDGQPLAFQPGQFLQVHFHYDDGIATKRSYSVGSVGDGSSPSALTEVGRIEIAVSYVEGGAATKLLGELPHGGVIDASGPYGRFCLQEADTHPRYLLLATGTGVTPYRAMLPQIERLLAAGDREVVLLYGARNETELLYGEEFEAFAQAHPGFHFHGCLSREARAVPRSSDRSGHVQHVLAELGPHADRDIAYLCGNPNMVDAAFAALQEFGLPVKQIRREKYISSR, from the coding sequence ATGGCCGATCATTTCCAGCTCCGTCTTGTCGACAGCGTCATGCTGGCGCCCACCGTGCGCCACCTGGTGTTCGAGCGCGTCGACGGCCAGCCGCTGGCCTTCCAGCCCGGCCAGTTCCTGCAGGTGCATTTCCACTACGACGACGGCATCGCAACCAAGCGCAGTTATTCGGTGGGCAGCGTCGGCGACGGCAGCTCGCCGAGCGCACTGACGGAAGTCGGGCGCATCGAGATCGCGGTGAGCTACGTGGAAGGCGGCGCGGCGACGAAACTGCTGGGCGAGCTGCCGCACGGTGGCGTGATCGACGCCAGCGGCCCGTACGGCCGCTTCTGCCTGCAGGAAGCGGACACCCATCCGCGCTACCTGTTGCTGGCCACCGGCACCGGCGTCACCCCGTACCGCGCCATGCTGCCGCAGATCGAAAGACTGCTGGCCGCCGGCGACCGCGAAGTGGTGCTGCTGTACGGCGCCCGCAACGAAACCGAGCTGCTCTACGGCGAAGAGTTCGAAGCCTTCGCGCAAGCCCACCCCGGCTTCCACTTCCATGGCTGCCTCAGCCGCGAAGCCCGCGCCGTGCCCCGCAGCAGCGATCGCAGCGGCCACGTGCAACATGTGCTGGCCGAACTCGGCCCCCACGCCGACCGCGACATCGCCTACCTGTGCGGCAACCCGAACATGGTCGACGCCGCATTCGCCGCGCTGCAGGAGTTTGGCCTGCCGGTGAAGCAGATCAGGCGGGAGAAGTACATTTCGTCGCGTTGA
- the rpsU gene encoding 30S ribosomal protein S21: MPNVKVRENEPFEIALRRFKRTCEKAGVLAETRKREFYEKPTQERKRKRAAAVKRHLRRLSRDVSRKVRLY; the protein is encoded by the coding sequence ATGCCCAACGTAAAAGTTCGCGAGAACGAGCCGTTCGAGATCGCACTGCGTCGTTTCAAGCGTACCTGCGAAAAGGCCGGCGTCCTGGCCGAAACGCGCAAGCGCGAGTTCTACGAGAAGCCGACCCAGGAACGCAAGCGCAAGCGCGCTGCCGCCGTGAAGCGTCACCTGCGCCGTCTGTCGCGCGACGTTTCGCGCAAGGTTCGCCTGTACTGA
- a CDS encoding ABC transporter ATP-binding protein, producing MSPEIRPTAPALVVDNLRKTYRNGVEALKGISLTVQPGDFFALLGPNGAGKSTLIGILSSLVNATDGDAQVFGVSVNNQRSEAMKLIGLVPQEINFNQFEKPFDICVNEAGFYGIPRKLAAERAEKYLKELRLWDKAFHQAREMSGGMKRRLMIARAMMNEPKLLILDEPTAGVDIEIRRSMWQFVSAINAAGTTVILTTHYLEEAESLCRNIAIIDHGTIIENTSMKRLLATLDVETFVLDVSEVPPELPRLDGIGFRRIDERTLEAEMARTQNLNALFGALTAGGITVNSMRTKTNRLEELFVRLVEQGRPPAREKTA from the coding sequence ATGTCCCCGGAAATCCGCCCCACGGCACCCGCACTTGTCGTCGACAATCTGCGCAAAACCTATCGCAATGGCGTCGAAGCGCTGAAAGGCATCAGCCTGACCGTGCAGCCTGGCGATTTCTTCGCCCTGCTCGGCCCCAATGGCGCCGGCAAGTCGACCCTGATCGGCATCCTGTCGTCGCTGGTGAACGCCACCGACGGTGACGCCCAGGTGTTCGGCGTGTCGGTGAACAATCAGCGCAGCGAGGCGATGAAGCTGATCGGGCTGGTGCCGCAGGAGATCAACTTCAACCAGTTCGAGAAGCCGTTCGACATCTGCGTCAACGAGGCGGGTTTCTACGGCATCCCGCGCAAGCTCGCTGCGGAGCGCGCGGAAAAGTACCTGAAGGAACTGCGCCTGTGGGACAAGGCCTTCCACCAGGCGCGCGAGATGTCCGGCGGCATGAAGCGGCGGCTGATGATTGCCCGCGCGATGATGAACGAGCCGAAGCTGCTGATCCTGGACGAGCCCACCGCCGGCGTCGATATCGAGATCCGCCGCTCGATGTGGCAGTTCGTCAGCGCGATCAACGCGGCCGGCACCACGGTGATCCTGACCACGCATTACCTGGAGGAAGCCGAGTCGCTGTGCCGCAACATCGCGATCATCGACCACGGCACCATCATCGAGAACACCAGCATGAAACGCCTGCTGGCCACGCTGGACGTGGAGACCTTCGTGCTCGACGTCAGCGAGGTGCCACCCGAGCTGCCGCGACTGGACGGCATCGGCTTCCGCCGCATCGACGAGCGCACGCTGGAGGCGGAAATGGCGCGCACGCAGAACCTCAACGCACTGTTCGGCGCGCTGACCGCCGGCGGCATCACGGTGAACTCGATGCGCACCAAGACCAACCGGCTGGAGGAGCTGTTCGTGCGGCTGGTCGAGCAAGGCCGTCCGCCGGCCCGGGAGAAAACGGCATGA
- a CDS encoding CshA/CshB family fibrillar adhesin-related protein yields the protein MTLRPASMTDRPLPKKPSVMRSQAALMRGLQKLGLALLLLCGWLFAAPAMAASCGPATGQGSAPADYSTYCWLDFSTYNDATARSSAGQNFVFNLPGGATLSFTVKASGTNMAAVASPSWSGAAFGYAAFNGIPGRPVLYGTGTGTSNFSFTNIVLSVNGATNVPYALVAADGESSNSGESLKFTTNGNPWTQLAQMSNGGAIYPTLTGVGTGTVTETGVDGTVGSYAFATTGSPTTITTTMVNGGLQGALFGVKFYAADLIITKSHTGDFIAGGTGSYNLLVHNNGPDAAQGVTTVTDTLPAGLTYASASGSGWTCAAAGQLVTCTSTNTVASGANLPAITLNVNVAASAAASISNTATVSNANYNYNTSNDSSTDPTTIIHSDLSNSTKTVLDTNGGDANPGDTLRYTITLINNTAAVASGVSVSDDMPAGVGGLNVISTPTGSSNGSTSSGGVNGTGKVSVSGISVPANGSVTIVYDVTVSGSDAPGFTIDNSATVNNPNGTGSTPAAPTVIVSQTLVAPPVTGNKILYVQDAGTLTRTPQTSNSTNGSRTGINGGGDSATWNLAPVIATGKTLAIPAQTITVQLVIAATGDYTGSNRSVVVTLFNGGTSIGSDTENVSGGNTLYTFQIPVTAQTIGQGSGLNLLVTNNGSNNWWNGNRSIAVSQKTNGQGASTVTVYTTTVINVDSVSVYSAAYGSVTTKATYAPGDHVYVRAVISDPFGQYDITNATLTLTDPNNATPVNGVNMSRVDSATSGATRIFEYDYTVPSGAKTGTWRAAVTGIEGSEGTVTHTRTGLFEVALPQPNLLVMKSVTVATDPTYCTTAGNPASCSVPAGKAMHSLPGAAVQYTINVSNNGVGPADNNSLVITDPIPANSKFVLGSVAFTDGTPSSGLTFAPANVTYSGVGSAGPWTYTPANDGSGADAGVKALRIAPQGIMAGKSGATAPNFSVTFRVIIL from the coding sequence ATGACACTGCGTCCCGCTTCGATGACAGATCGCCCCTTGCCGAAAAAGCCGTCCGTTATGCGCTCGCAGGCTGCGCTGATGCGCGGCCTGCAGAAGCTGGGGTTGGCGCTGTTGCTGCTTTGTGGCTGGCTGTTTGCGGCACCTGCCATGGCGGCCAGCTGTGGTCCGGCCACGGGACAAGGCAGCGCGCCGGCCGATTACTCCACCTACTGCTGGCTGGATTTCTCCACCTACAACGACGCCACGGCGCGCAGCAGCGCGGGGCAGAACTTTGTCTTCAACCTGCCTGGCGGTGCGACGCTCAGTTTCACCGTCAAGGCTTCCGGAACCAACATGGCCGCCGTGGCATCGCCTTCGTGGAGCGGCGCCGCTTTTGGCTATGCAGCCTTCAACGGCATTCCCGGGCGACCCGTGCTGTATGGCACAGGCACCGGCACCAGCAACTTCAGTTTCACCAACATCGTCCTGTCAGTTAACGGCGCCACCAATGTCCCTTACGCCCTGGTGGCGGCCGACGGCGAATCGAGCAACAGCGGCGAGAGCTTGAAGTTCACCACCAATGGCAATCCGTGGACGCAACTGGCGCAGATGTCGAATGGCGGCGCGATCTATCCCACGCTGACTGGTGTGGGCACCGGCACCGTGACCGAGACCGGTGTGGACGGCACCGTTGGCAGTTACGCGTTCGCCACCACCGGCAGTCCAACCACCATAACAACGACGATGGTCAACGGTGGCCTGCAGGGCGCACTGTTCGGGGTGAAGTTCTACGCTGCCGACCTGATCATCACCAAGTCCCATACCGGCGACTTCATCGCCGGCGGCACCGGCAGCTACAACCTGCTGGTGCACAACAACGGACCCGATGCGGCGCAAGGCGTCACCACCGTCACCGACACGCTGCCTGCCGGACTCACCTATGCCTCGGCCAGCGGCAGCGGCTGGACCTGCGCCGCCGCGGGTCAGCTGGTCACCTGCACCAGTACGAACACGGTCGCCAGCGGCGCCAACCTGCCGGCGATCACGCTGAACGTGAACGTCGCCGCGAGCGCGGCGGCGTCGATCAGCAACACCGCAACGGTCAGCAACGCGAACTACAACTACAACACCAGCAATGACAGCAGCACCGACCCGACCACCATCATCCACTCGGACCTGTCCAACTCGACCAAGACCGTGCTGGACACCAACGGCGGCGACGCCAACCCCGGCGACACGCTGCGTTACACGATCACCCTGATCAACAACACCGCCGCCGTAGCCAGCGGGGTCAGCGTCAGCGATGACATGCCAGCCGGCGTGGGCGGCCTCAACGTGATCAGCACGCCCACCGGCAGCAGCAACGGCAGCACCAGCAGCGGCGGTGTCAACGGCACCGGCAAGGTCAGCGTGAGCGGTATCAGCGTGCCGGCCAACGGCAGCGTCACCATCGTCTACGACGTCACCGTGTCCGGCAGCGATGCGCCGGGGTTCACTATCGACAACAGCGCGACGGTAAACAATCCCAACGGCACCGGCTCAACGCCCGCTGCGCCTACCGTGATCGTCTCCCAAACATTGGTGGCGCCGCCAGTCACCGGCAACAAGATTCTCTACGTGCAAGACGCGGGTACCTTGACCCGTACTCCACAAACATCGAACAGCACAAATGGCTCGCGCACGGGGATCAATGGTGGCGGTGACTCAGCCACATGGAACCTGGCCCCGGTCATTGCCACCGGCAAGACGCTGGCCATTCCTGCACAAACGATCACGGTGCAACTGGTTATAGCCGCGACCGGTGACTACACCGGATCTAACCGGAGCGTCGTCGTCACGTTGTTCAACGGAGGCACCTCCATCGGGAGCGACACCGAAAACGTTTCTGGTGGAAATACTCTCTACACGTTCCAGATACCGGTTACGGCGCAAACCATTGGCCAGGGAAGCGGCCTGAATCTGCTGGTTACCAATAACGGCTCCAACAACTGGTGGAACGGCAACCGATCCATTGCCGTTTCCCAGAAAACCAACGGACAAGGTGCCAGCACCGTCACGGTCTACACCACCACCGTCATCAATGTGGACAGCGTCTCCGTTTACTCGGCGGCATATGGGTCTGTCACAACCAAGGCGACATATGCTCCGGGCGACCATGTATACGTGCGAGCCGTCATCAGCGATCCCTTTGGCCAGTACGACATCACCAACGCAACACTGACTCTCACCGATCCCAACAATGCGACTCCTGTAAACGGCGTGAACATGAGCCGGGTCGATTCGGCCACGAGCGGCGCGACAAGGATCTTTGAGTACGACTACACGGTACCAAGTGGCGCCAAGACCGGCACGTGGCGCGCAGCCGTTACAGGCATCGAGGGCTCCGAAGGTACCGTCACGCATACGCGCACCGGCTTGTTCGAAGTGGCGCTCCCGCAACCCAATCTGCTGGTGATGAAATCAGTCACCGTGGCGACTGATCCCACCTACTGCACCACAGCCGGCAATCCCGCCAGTTGTTCAGTACCCGCGGGCAAGGCGATGCACTCCCTTCCTGGCGCGGCAGTGCAATACACCATCAACGTCAGCAACAACGGCGTGGGTCCTGCGGACAACAACAGCCTGGTGATCACCGACCCGATCCCGGCCAACTCAAAGTTCGTGCTGGGCAGCGTTGCTTTCACCGACGGCACGCCCAGCAGCGGGCTGACGTTTGCGCCGGCCAACGTGACCTACTCCGGCGTGGGCAGCGCCGGGCCATGGACTTACACCCCGGCCAATGACGGCAGCGGCGCGGATGCCGGCGTGAAGGCGCTGAGGATCGCCCCGCAGGGCATCATGGCCGGCAAGAGCGGCGCCACCGCACCGAACTTCTCGGTGACGTTCCGCGTGATCATCCTGTAG